A region from the Lycium barbarum isolate Lr01 chromosome 8, ASM1917538v2, whole genome shotgun sequence genome encodes:
- the LOC132607188 gene encoding myb-related protein 2-like isoform X1: protein MYHHHHQPANMHPSTRMSFPERHLFLQGGNTNGDSGLVLSTDAKPRLKWTPDLHERFIEAVNQLGGADKATPKSVLKLMGIPGLTLYHLKSHLQKYRLSKNHHGQANTIGANKAAASMEKICESAGSPMSNPSIGPQQNNNLPISEAIQMQIEVQRRLHEQLEVQRHLQLRIEAQGKYLQAVLEKAQETLGTQNLGTIGLEAAKVQLSDLVSKVSNQCLNSTFSEIQELSGFHTPQTQATQRLADCSLDSSLTSSEGPLRDLQEMHNNQIGLRTLNFGPCTDAIENQTRLQQTELRWRDDIKENRKLFPKMDEDTEKEFAKETNWSNLSMNVGIQGGNRNVNSSYVDADMKLFHQAADRSDSMKPEKQMSSQEYKLTYFTPKLDLNTDDQTDAASSCKQLDLNGFSWN from the exons ATGTACCATCATCACCACCAACCTGCTAACATGCACCCTTCTACAAGAATGTCTTTCCCTGAAAGGCATCTGTTCCTGCAAGGCGGGAACACTAATGGAGACTCAGGGCTTGTTCTTTCGACCGATGCTAAGCCAAGATTGAAATGGACACCAGACCTCCATGAGAGGTTTATAGAAGCAGTCAACCAACTAGGTGGAGCAGACA aaGCCACACCAAAATCAGTTTTGAAACTTATGGGGATCCCGGGACTAACCTTGTACCACTTAAAGAGCCATCTTCAG AAATACAGACTAAGTAAGAACCACCATGGACAAGCAAATACTATCGGAGCCAATAAAGCTG CAGCAAGCATGGAGAAAATATGTGAGAGCGCTGGAAGCCCTATGAGCAATCCAAGCATTGGACCCCAACAAAACAA CAACTTACCAATAAGCGAAGCAATACAAATGCAAATTGAAGTTCAAAGAAGGCTTCACGAGCAGCTTGAG GTGCAACGCCATTTACAGCTAAGGATAGAGGCTCAAGGGAAATATTTGCAGGCTGTGCTCGAGAAAGCACAAGAAACACTTGGAACACAAAACTTGGGAACAATCGGATTAGAGGCAGCTAAAGTTCAACTGTCTGATTTGGTATCCAAAGTATCCAACCAATGCCTTAATTCTACTTTTTCAGAGATACAAGAACTTTCAGGATTTCACACACCACAAACGCAAGCAACCCAACGGTTAGCAGATTGCTCATTGGATAGCTCCTTAACCTCCTCTGAAGGCCCCTTGAGGGACCTGCAGGAAATGCATAATAACCAGATTGGGTTGAGGACTTTAAACTTTGGACCATGTACGGACGCTATTGAAAATCAGACCAGGTTACAGCAGACTGAACTAAGATGGCGTGACGACATCAAGGAGAACAGAAAATTGTTTCCCAAAATGGATGAGGATACAGAGAAAGAATTTGCCAAAGAGACAAACTGGAGCAACTTATCAATGAATGTTGGAATTCAAGGAGGAAATCGGAATGTTAACAGTAGCTACGTTGATGCAGACATGAAACTTTTTCACCAAGCTGCTGACAGAAGTGATTCAATGAAACCGGAGAAGCAGATGTCATCACAAGAGTATAAGCTGACTTATTTTACTCCAAAGCTGGACCTAAATACGGACGACCAAACTGATGCTGCTTCTAGTTGTAAGCAACTTGACTTAAATGGTTTCAGTTGGAACTGA
- the LOC132607188 gene encoding myb-related protein 2-like isoform X2, whose amino-acid sequence MYHHHHQPANMHPSTRMSFPERHLFLQGGNTNGDSGLVLSTDAKPRLKWTPDLHERFIEAVNQLGGADKATPKSVLKLMGIPGLTLYHLKSHLQKYRLSKNHHGQANTIGANKAASMEKICESAGSPMSNPSIGPQQNNNLPISEAIQMQIEVQRRLHEQLEVQRHLQLRIEAQGKYLQAVLEKAQETLGTQNLGTIGLEAAKVQLSDLVSKVSNQCLNSTFSEIQELSGFHTPQTQATQRLADCSLDSSLTSSEGPLRDLQEMHNNQIGLRTLNFGPCTDAIENQTRLQQTELRWRDDIKENRKLFPKMDEDTEKEFAKETNWSNLSMNVGIQGGNRNVNSSYVDADMKLFHQAADRSDSMKPEKQMSSQEYKLTYFTPKLDLNTDDQTDAASSCKQLDLNGFSWN is encoded by the exons ATGTACCATCATCACCACCAACCTGCTAACATGCACCCTTCTACAAGAATGTCTTTCCCTGAAAGGCATCTGTTCCTGCAAGGCGGGAACACTAATGGAGACTCAGGGCTTGTTCTTTCGACCGATGCTAAGCCAAGATTGAAATGGACACCAGACCTCCATGAGAGGTTTATAGAAGCAGTCAACCAACTAGGTGGAGCAGACA aaGCCACACCAAAATCAGTTTTGAAACTTATGGGGATCCCGGGACTAACCTTGTACCACTTAAAGAGCCATCTTCAG AAATACAGACTAAGTAAGAACCACCATGGACAAGCAAATACTATCGGAGCCAATAAAGCTG CAAGCATGGAGAAAATATGTGAGAGCGCTGGAAGCCCTATGAGCAATCCAAGCATTGGACCCCAACAAAACAA CAACTTACCAATAAGCGAAGCAATACAAATGCAAATTGAAGTTCAAAGAAGGCTTCACGAGCAGCTTGAG GTGCAACGCCATTTACAGCTAAGGATAGAGGCTCAAGGGAAATATTTGCAGGCTGTGCTCGAGAAAGCACAAGAAACACTTGGAACACAAAACTTGGGAACAATCGGATTAGAGGCAGCTAAAGTTCAACTGTCTGATTTGGTATCCAAAGTATCCAACCAATGCCTTAATTCTACTTTTTCAGAGATACAAGAACTTTCAGGATTTCACACACCACAAACGCAAGCAACCCAACGGTTAGCAGATTGCTCATTGGATAGCTCCTTAACCTCCTCTGAAGGCCCCTTGAGGGACCTGCAGGAAATGCATAATAACCAGATTGGGTTGAGGACTTTAAACTTTGGACCATGTACGGACGCTATTGAAAATCAGACCAGGTTACAGCAGACTGAACTAAGATGGCGTGACGACATCAAGGAGAACAGAAAATTGTTTCCCAAAATGGATGAGGATACAGAGAAAGAATTTGCCAAAGAGACAAACTGGAGCAACTTATCAATGAATGTTGGAATTCAAGGAGGAAATCGGAATGTTAACAGTAGCTACGTTGATGCAGACATGAAACTTTTTCACCAAGCTGCTGACAGAAGTGATTCAATGAAACCGGAGAAGCAGATGTCATCACAAGAGTATAAGCTGACTTATTTTACTCCAAAGCTGGACCTAAATACGGACGACCAAACTGATGCTGCTTCTAGTTGTAAGCAACTTGACTTAAATGGTTTCAGTTGGAACTGA
- the LOC132607188 gene encoding myb-related protein 2-like isoform X3 → MYHHHHQPANMHPSTRMSFPERHLFLQGGNTNGDSGLVLSTDAKPRLKWTPDLHERFIEAVNQLGGADKATPKSVLKLMGIPGLTLYHLKSHLQKYRLSKNHHGQANTIGANKAAASMEKICESAGSPMSNPSIGPQQNNNLPISEAIQMQIEVQRRLHEQLELRIEAQGKYLQAVLEKAQETLGTQNLGTIGLEAAKVQLSDLVSKVSNQCLNSTFSEIQELSGFHTPQTQATQRLADCSLDSSLTSSEGPLRDLQEMHNNQIGLRTLNFGPCTDAIENQTRLQQTELRWRDDIKENRKLFPKMDEDTEKEFAKETNWSNLSMNVGIQGGNRNVNSSYVDADMKLFHQAADRSDSMKPEKQMSSQEYKLTYFTPKLDLNTDDQTDAASSCKQLDLNGFSWN, encoded by the exons ATGTACCATCATCACCACCAACCTGCTAACATGCACCCTTCTACAAGAATGTCTTTCCCTGAAAGGCATCTGTTCCTGCAAGGCGGGAACACTAATGGAGACTCAGGGCTTGTTCTTTCGACCGATGCTAAGCCAAGATTGAAATGGACACCAGACCTCCATGAGAGGTTTATAGAAGCAGTCAACCAACTAGGTGGAGCAGACA aaGCCACACCAAAATCAGTTTTGAAACTTATGGGGATCCCGGGACTAACCTTGTACCACTTAAAGAGCCATCTTCAG AAATACAGACTAAGTAAGAACCACCATGGACAAGCAAATACTATCGGAGCCAATAAAGCTG CAGCAAGCATGGAGAAAATATGTGAGAGCGCTGGAAGCCCTATGAGCAATCCAAGCATTGGACCCCAACAAAACAA CAACTTACCAATAAGCGAAGCAATACAAATGCAAATTGAAGTTCAAAGAAGGCTTCACGAGCAGCTTGAG CTAAGGATAGAGGCTCAAGGGAAATATTTGCAGGCTGTGCTCGAGAAAGCACAAGAAACACTTGGAACACAAAACTTGGGAACAATCGGATTAGAGGCAGCTAAAGTTCAACTGTCTGATTTGGTATCCAAAGTATCCAACCAATGCCTTAATTCTACTTTTTCAGAGATACAAGAACTTTCAGGATTTCACACACCACAAACGCAAGCAACCCAACGGTTAGCAGATTGCTCATTGGATAGCTCCTTAACCTCCTCTGAAGGCCCCTTGAGGGACCTGCAGGAAATGCATAATAACCAGATTGGGTTGAGGACTTTAAACTTTGGACCATGTACGGACGCTATTGAAAATCAGACCAGGTTACAGCAGACTGAACTAAGATGGCGTGACGACATCAAGGAGAACAGAAAATTGTTTCCCAAAATGGATGAGGATACAGAGAAAGAATTTGCCAAAGAGACAAACTGGAGCAACTTATCAATGAATGTTGGAATTCAAGGAGGAAATCGGAATGTTAACAGTAGCTACGTTGATGCAGACATGAAACTTTTTCACCAAGCTGCTGACAGAAGTGATTCAATGAAACCGGAGAAGCAGATGTCATCACAAGAGTATAAGCTGACTTATTTTACTCCAAAGCTGGACCTAAATACGGACGACCAAACTGATGCTGCTTCTAGTTGTAAGCAACTTGACTTAAATGGTTTCAGTTGGAACTGA